The region GTGTCGCCGGAGAGCCCGAGGGGGGTGGCCTGGGTCTGGGCTGCGGCCTTTTCCTCGTCGGTCATGGGAGCTGCCTGGGCGGCTACCTTTTCCTTCTCCCTGGCGCTGACCTTGGCTACCTTCTTCTCCTTGTGCTCGACGGCACGGGCGGCGAAGCGGGTCTTGGTCTTGGGGCCTGCCTTGGCTTCGAGCGGATTGGCGTCCGTGTCGGCGGGTTGGCCGCTGGTGCTGAGAGAGTTGCTGTCCGAGGCCATGACGGCGCCGGGAGCTACCGATCCGCCTGCGCCGGAGCCCGGGGTTGCAGGGGTGGTGGCTGCGGGAGTGGTCTCCGCCTGCTCGTTGCCGGCAAGGGCGGTGCGAGGAGCTTGTCCGAAGCGTACCTTCTCGCGCTTGGCACCCTTCTGCTTCTTGCCTGGCTTGGAGCTAGCGGGGATGACGGCGAGACCGGTCTTCTGGTCGACTGGCGCGGCTTCCGCTCCGGTGAGGGTGCGGCCGCCGGTGGTGTCAGGGGACGAGACGACAGGCTTGGAGGCAGCAGCTGCGGGAGCGGCGGCAGACGCGGTGCTGAAGGCTCCGTGACGATCAAAGCGGGCCTTGTTCTTGACCTTCTTCTTTTTGACGACGGGGGGAGCGTAGGCGGTGAAGACGGGCTTGCTCTCCTTGGCACTGGCGCCGGAGTCGATGAAGCCGGGCTGGATGTCGACGTAGGCGTTCTCACGAAGCTTGGTGAGGTAGGCGCGCAGGGCGGGCTGCATGGCGTTCATGTAGAGCGCTTCCTGGATCTGCGGCTCTACGTCCTTCATGGGGGCGGCACCGGGCTCCTGGTGCTCATTGACCTTGAGGATGACGAAGCCCTGGCGGGTGCGGATGGGCTGGGTGGATTCTCCCGGCGCGAGGGCAAAGGTCTGGTCTTCAATGACCTTGGCGAGGGCTCCACGCTTGAAGAGGCCGAGCTCTCCGCCCTGGGCGGCGGTGGGGCCTCCGGAGTTCTTCTTGGCGACTTCAGCGAAGTCTCCGCCCTTCATGAGTTCGGACTTGAGGCCGTTGGCCTTGGTCTCGGCCTGCTCGATCTCTGCAGGGGATGCGGTGTCTGGAAGGGGAACGAGGATCTCGCTGAGGCGGACCTGCTCGGGCTGCTCGAAGTCCTTCTTGTGGGCCTCGTAGTACTTGGCCTGCTCTGCCTGGGTGGTCTGGAGGCGGCGGCCGACTTCATCACGCACGACCTGCTGGGTGAGGATCTGGTTACGGATCTGAGCCTTGAAGTCCTCAAAGCTGACGCCCTGCTGGCGCGCGGCCTTTTCAAGGTCATCCATGGAATCGAGCTTGTTTTGCTTGCGGATGTCGTCGAGGCGGCGGATGACTTCTGCGTCGGCGTTGAGGCCTAGCTCCTTGGCCTTGGAGAGGAGGAGCTGCTGGTCGATCATGTCGCGCAGCATGTCTTTCTGGCGGGAGGCGAGATCGGCCGGGCTGAGATTCTGCTGGGCGGACTCCTGCTCAAGCTGCTCTTCGGAGCGATCGACGTCACTGCGGCTGATGATCTGGTCGTTAACGCGGGCGACCACGTTTTCCACGACGACGCCGTGGGGGGATATGGCTGGGGGAAGCGGCGGAAGGTTGATCTGCTTGACCGGCGCTTCCACGGCTCCGCTGCCCTGGTAGCGGGGAGCCTTGACGATCTGGGCGGAGGCTGCCGTGAGGCTGGATACTGCGAATGCAGCGGCAAAGACAGCGATGCGCAAGGTGCCGCAGCGCCTGCCGAAATCAAATCTTTTCTCGTTCAAGGTCAAAGCTCTCTCGCTTCCTTCAATGGGGAAAACCCGTGTTGCGGTGGTGCTGATGTGCTGTCCGGCCGCTGAGTCGCCGCTGCTTAGACGCAGGGGAGCCTACGGATGGTATCCGGTGACGTTATTCTACCTGTGTTGTGAGGTGGAAGTCGCGTGGGTGGAATACGGGTGCCGAGTTCCGGGTGGGCGTGTACCGGCTAACCCCTGCCTGCTATACTCCGTCCAACACCGGACGTGGTTAAACGCCGGGATTTGTACGCTCTTTGTTTGCCTGGATTCTGTTCTTCACGCTGTACTTCAAGGAAACCGACCTGATGGCTCCAACGACACGCCGCACTCTCTTTTCCGTCACCGTCTTCCTGGCTACCTGCGGGATTGCGGGCTCGTTTATCAGCCAGAAGGTTTCAGCGCAGACTGCGGGGGACGAGAGCACACTGCGCGACTCGCTGAAGAGCTTTACCAGCGTGTACTCCGTGGTGGAGCAGAACTACGCCGAGAAGATGGATACGGACCGTACCGATAAGGCGATCTACGACGGCGCGATCCCTGGGATGCTGCATACGCTGGACCCGCACTCGAATTTTTATGATCCAAAGGCTTATGCGCAGATGCGCGAGGATCAGCATGGACGCTACTACGGCGTGGGCATGACGATTCAGCCACAGTTGATCGACGGCTCCATGAAGATCCTGGTGCTGTATCCGTTTGAGGGGACGCCGTCGTTCAAGGCGGGGATCAAGCCGGGCGACATGATTCTTTCTGTCGACGGGAAGACGACGGACGGGATGGACTCGACCGCGGTGGCGAATATGTTGAAGGGACCGCGCGGCACGCATGTGCTGGTGACGATGATGCGCGAGGGTAAGGATAAGCCGATGCAGTTCGACCTGGTGCGGGATGAGATTCCGCGGCCTTCGGTCGATCTGGCGTTCCTGATCCGTCCGAACGTGGGCTACATGCACGTCACGAACTTCCAGGAGACGACCGGGCGTGAGGTTGGCGATGCGCTGGACAAGTTCCAGGCAAGCGCTCCGCTGAAGGGACTTGTGATCGACCTGCGGGCGAATCCGGGCGGGCTGCTGAACCAGGCTGTCGATATGGCGGACAAGTTTCTGAAGAAGGGGCAGATTGTCGTGTCACAGCACGGGCGCGTGGCGCAGGACCAGGTTTATACGGTCTCGCGCGGTGAGCAGGGAGCTGAGTATCCGGTCGTGGTGCTGGTGAATCGGAATACGGCTTCTGCGGCTGAGATCGTTTCGGGCGCGCTGCAGGATCATGACCGTGCGTTGATTGTGGGCGAGACGACGTTCGGCAAGGGACTGGTGCAGACGGTGTTCAACGTGAGCCAGAACACCGGGCTGGCGCTGACGACCTTCCACTACTACACGCCGTCAGGACGTCTGATTCAGAGGCCGTACGACAACATGAGCTTGTACGACTACTACTATGTGCGCGATGCTTCGAACCCGAAGAGCAATGCCAACCGCGAGGTGAAGCTGACCGACGCCGGACGTACGGTTTACGGCGGCGGCGGGATTACGCCCGACGATCACATCGACCAGATCAAGGGCAATCACTTTGAGAACACCCTGCTGCAGCACTATGCGTTCTTCAACTTCTCCAAGAAGTACCTTTCGACGCACTCGGTCGCAAAGGACTTTGAGGTGGATGACGCGACGCTGACGGATTTCAAGGCGTTCCTGAAGGCTAAGAATGTGGACTACACGGAAGCGGACTTTACGGCGAACCTTTCATGGATCAAGGACTCGATCAAAAGCGACCTGTTTACGTCACAGTTTGGGCAGATGGAAGGCCTGAAGGTGAGGGCGGAGTGGGACCCGCAGATCCAGAAGGCGCTGGGGTTCCTGCCGCAGGCGCAGGCACTGCTCGATAACCCGAAGGGCAAGGCGGCTGCTACGACGACTGCCAGCCGGTAGATCGATTCAAAACATGAGAAGGGCCGGAGAGGAGAGATCCTTTCCGGCCCTTTTATTTTTTGGAGTGAGCTTTATGCGGTGTGAAGAGCGGTGTCCGGGGTAGAGCCCTTCCGGCTCAGTAACAGGGCCGCGATCAGGAAGTAGACGGCACCGAAGATGGCATAGCCGCCCAGATCTTTCACATGGATCTTCTCCTGCAGGCCTCTGATGAGGAATGCCGTTCCTGCGAGCGTCGATTGAGCGCCGCTCAGAATCATGGCCCACTGGCCCTTCGCAGAGCGGCGGCGGGCGATGCCGACGCCAAGCTGCAGAAGTCCTGCCAACAGAGCCCATAGGCCAAAGAGAGCGACGGCATACCGCACCTGCACGCTGCCCAATATGCCGACGGCGATCGCGGTTGCGGTGCCGAGGATGGCGTTCGTGAGCAGAAGCGACCGCGATTCCGGCTGGGGATTCGAGCGAATGTCTCGGATGGTGCATACGACGTCCCACAGGGGATACAGGACTACGAGGGCTACCGCGAGGTTAGGCGAGGTGGAGGCTGTTGCGAGGACGGTGGCGGCCCACACGATCTGGACTACTGTCCGGCTGAGGTAAAGGTTGCGAAGGAAATGGTTTGCGGTTGAGGGGTTGAAGGTGGCTTGGTTCGTAGTCATGAGAGCGCTCCTGCATTTCTGGTTTATTAGTTATCTACTAGTTGGTAGATATCAAGTTCAAAAAATACCTGAGGCGATGTTGGTTCGCCTCAGGAAAGCCGTTGCAGTGTCGCGTTTACGATCTGCGCGAATACTTTGGGGGATTGGTAGGCACGGGCAGAGATCATTGCGCCATGTACGGTGGCCATCATGAACTCTGCTTCGTCGGAGGCAGTCTGTGTGAGGTGGATGCTCTTTTGTTTTGCCCCAGCCTCTAACGTTTGCTGAAGCCAGCGGTGCAGATCAACGAAGTGCAGCCTGACCTCCGCCGCGACCTCCGATGGCAGCGACGGCAACTCAGCACCAAGCAGAGCAGCGATGCAGAATGGCTCCGTCTTTTTTTCTATGCAAGACTCCCAGTGGCTCATATAAGCCTTCAGTCTTTCCAGGGGGTTCGCGACGGCGTCGTTCAACGAAGCAATCCCTTCGCCCAGACGATGACGATGCTGCCTCAGTACGGATACGACCAGGATCTCCTTTGAGGGGAAGTGATGGTGGATTGTGGCTTTGCTCACCTTGACCTCACTGGAGATGTCGGCGTAGCTGAAGGCCGCGTAGCCTCGGTCCGCGATGAGGGCGTGAGCGGTGTCGAGGATTTTATCTGCGGTGGAGTTTGGCATCTTCATAGGTATAACCGACTAGTTGGTAGATGAGCAAGTTGGGCGGTTGGATGCAGGGAAGTGAATTTATTTGTAAAAAGATTGGAGCGGGAGACCGGGATCGAACCGGCGACATTCAGCTTGGGAAGCTGACGTTCTGCCACTGAACTACTCCCGCCCATAAGTTCAATCCGGTGTCGGATTGAACGGGGCGTATTGACCGAAGTACCTTCCACTTTGAGGATCGGGAGATGTGGTTGTAAACAACCTGAAATCCTCTCGACAGAGACCCGACCAAGCCCACTCATGCCAGGCAGGTCGCAAACATGGAACGTAACGCCGACTTGCTGAAGTATATCAGGGTGAAGGGAATTCTTTGCGCCGGTGTTAGCCGGGGTGTTGTTCCTCGCGGTGGATGCGGCTGCCGACGATGCGGGACTCCGGCGCGCTGGCACCGATGCTCCTGGTCTGCACCAGCAGCTCGAAGGGATAGAGCGAACCATCCGGCCTGCGTGCCTGCTGAAGGATCGGTTCCATCATGGTTTCATTGGCGAGAGTGTCTGCCGCAGCCTGGGTCGCGGCCATGTTGAGTCCCTGGATGATCAGGACGTGGCCCTCTCCGTCCAGGCTGGGCAGATAGTCGACCAGGCCGTAGGTCTTGTTTGCGGCTGTTCCATCTCCATTGTTGTAGGTCGCCTGCTCGCTGCGCTCGGGCTGCCTGTTGACGACGAAGGATTGATTGATCGCCGGGGTGTACTGCAGGACGAAGTTCATCCTGCCTTCGAACAAGGAGACCCAGGGGTTGCTGTGGGTGGAACCCAGCAGGATGGCGTTGGAGTGCTTGAGGTCCTCTGTCGTGATGCTCCGTGCGTAGCGAATCTCAGCCCGCACAGGATTGAACTCCGGCAGTTGGGTCAGGGTGGATGTGATGTTGAGATCGACGACGCTGGTATAACGCTGCTGACGGAGATCGTTGAAGTTCTCCAGACCGACGCCGGGCGGAGCCTTGATCTCTGAAAGATAGGTGCCGTTGGTGTATTCATCGAGCGTGACCAGATGGCCGGTGAGGTTCTCCAGGATGCCAAGTCCGCTGTCCGCGGGGACGATCAAGGTGTTGCGATCGTTACTGAAGAGCTGAAGCCAAAGCGCATGAGCTACTGCATGCTGCTTCTTTGCGTCAATGGAATGAGCAGCCAACCATCCACCGGATGCCACTGCAGCCCCTATGAGCAGGGACAGCAGACTAAAAAGCAACGTACGTCTCAGCGTAGGTGGATTGGCTGGAGCAGGTGGACTGATGACGATTGGGGCGGGCAACCGGTTCTTAATCTGCGCAGGGGGCTCCACATCGCTTGCGGCAGAGGCTTCCACGACGTAACTCTCGATGGCCTGATGCGTGTGGAAGACAGGGACATAGCCGCCACGCGGGATATGGAGCCGCAGGGGCTCGTTCTGGCCTTCGCCCTCAAAGAATTCGTCGAGGCGTTTGCGCAACATGCGCGCATAGCTGCGGACGATATTGTCTTCGCCGGGGTTATAACCGGGAGGGCGATTGAAGACCTGGGTGCCCAGGTGCTGCTCTGTCATCTCCCTGGCGGAGCCGGTCAGAAGTTGCTCGCAGACGTAGAGGAGAAAGCGCGGTAGGAACTCGGACTTGCTGAGCCCCTTGCTGGCTGCGATGCGCAACGCAAGCTGCCACTCGGCGCTGAAGCGTAGCTGATCCTCCAGCATCGAGGAAGGCTCGCGCAGGAGGAGGGAGGCGCGGTCTGGATCGGCGATCTCCGGGGTCGCAATAAGGATCGACCCCTCATGCGTCCCGGACGGGACATCCAAGTACAGCCCTCCACGACCGCTTTGCATGGGTTCAGCATAGCTGGGATGCATGAAAGTTCTGTGAATCGGAGAGGAGCAAAACATGGGGAAACGCTGGAAAGACGGAGGGGTGAGGCAGGGGTATGCACCCGGGGTACGAGCCCTGGCACCCTTTCTTTCTTCGCGAAGACAACGCCATGATCATTTCACGCAGCCAACGTGGCTTCTTCTCCGAGCTGGGCCGAGTCGCTCCCCAGCCACGTCGCCGCAATCCTCTCTATGTATGTCTGGAGTCCTTTGTGAAACGCTCTCTCGCCTCAGCAGCTACTGTCTGCTTCCTTGCGCTTAGCATCGCGCCGCTCTCCGCGCAGTTTGAAACGGCGTCCGTTCTTGGTTATGTTCATGACTCTTCCGGTGCCGCGCTTGCCGGTGCCAATGTCACGCTGGTCAATGTCGCGACCAAGGTGACCGTCACGGTGAAGACTGACGCCCAGGGCGCTTACCAGTTCACGGACGTGAAGATCGGCCAGTATGAAGTCGACGCCGACGCGCAGGGCTTCAGCAACGGAGCGACGGCCCCCTTCGCGGTCCAGGTCAACGCACGCCAGCGCGTGGACGTCTCGCTCAAGATTGGATCTGCGGCCGACGCCGTGACCGTGACCGACTCCGCGGCACTGCTTGAGACGGAATCGAACGAGCGGGGTCAGGTGATCGGCACGCGCGAGGTCGAGAACCTTCCGCTGAACGGCCGCGCCTATGCGGATCTTGCTGCGCTGGTCCCGGGTGTGCGCCGGAACCTGCTTGAGAACAGCAGCGACTCCAGCCGCGACGCAACCTTCAACGTCAACGGCCAGCGCTCCGAGTTCAACAACTTCCTCCTCGACGGTCTCGATAACAACGCCTATGGAACCTCGAACCAGGGCTTCTCGAACCAGTCCATTCCTCCGTCGCCGGATGCGATCTCCGAGTTCAAGGTTCAAACCGATAACTACTCCGCCGAGTACGGACGCTCCGCTGGCGCCGTCATCAACGTCTCCATCCGCTCCGGCTCCAACGCCTTCCACGGCAAGGCGTATGACTATATCCGCAACACGGTTTTCAATGCCATCGGACCCTTCACGCCGCCCACCAACCCGCTGACCAGCGCGGCGCAGAAGCCGATTCTCATCCGCAACCAGTTCGGTGCAACGCTTGGCGGACCGCTCCGCAAAGACAAGCTCTTCTTCTTCGGAGACTATGAAGGCACCCGTCAGATCACGCACAACATCAACCAGGCCACCGTGCCCACCGCCAACCAGAACGGTACCAGCGCACTTGCGGTCAGCAACGGCGGATATACCTTCCTCAGTGCCGTCAACGGTGCCGATGCGGGGAACCCCGTCTCTATTCGCAACCCGCTCACCGGTCAGGTTTACGCCAACGGCGTCATCCCCTTCTCCGACCCCAGCATCTCCCCATTTGCCAAAGGCATCCTTGGCGCTTTGCCCAACGCAAACGTCGCCGGTTCACCGGTCGCTAACAACTACGCCTCGCTCCCTGCCGGCACCCTCGACGACAACAAGGGCGACGCCCGTGTCGACGGCGTCTTCGGCGCGAAGACCACCGCGTTTGTTCGCTACTCACAACACCAGGGCAATATCCTCTCGCCGCCCGTGATCCAAGGAGCGGCCGGTGGTAACAGTAACGGCTTCGTCAAGATCTTCAATCAGCAGATTGCCGGTGGCGTCACCCACACCTTCACGCAGAACTCCATCCTGGATGCACGCTTTGCGTTCACCCGCACGGACGGTGGCAAGAGCCCATACGGAGGCAACCTGCCGTCGCTGGAAACCGGTATCCCCGGGCTGCCGACGAACCCTCTGACCGTTCGCAGCCTGAACGTTCAGTCGGTCGCCAACTACTCGCAGTTCGGCAACCTGGGTTCGAACCCGCAGTTCCAGAACCCCTACGTGTTCGATCCGAAGATCAACTACACGTGGATTCACGGTCGCAGCACGTATAAGGCTGGTTATGAGTACCAGTCCATCTTTACGACGATCAATGACTTCAACCCGTCGTTTGGTCAGGACACCTACAACGGCAACTTCAGCTACAACGGCGCCTCCGCCTCCGCTCTCTCTGCCAGCGATACAGGCACCAAGGAAGCGGCGTCACTCTCTGACTTCATCTTCGGTGCACGCGATACCTATCAGCTCAACAACTTCGTCATCGTCAACCTCAACCAGCGCATGCACTACCTGTATCTACAGGATGACATTCGCGTCTCGTCCAAGCTGACCATCAATGCCGGTCTGCGGTATGAGCTTGTGACGCCGCAGTGGGAGTCCAATAACCTGCTTGCCAACTTTGATCCTGGCACGAACTCTCTGATCAAGGCGACCTCCGGTTCCATCTATAACCGCGCCCTAGTGAACATGCCCAAGCTGGACTTTGCCCCGCGCTTTGGCCTGGCTTACTCGGTGGACAATAAGACCGTCATCCGCGCCGGCTACGGTCTGGGCTACGCGCAGTTCAACCGTGAAGGCGGCGAGAACCTTCTGGTCTATAACCTCCCAGCCGTGGTCAATACCAACATCGTCCAGGCACCCATCAACGCCAACCCCGGCGTTACCGGTTCGCAGGCAAGGCTCGCCGTCTGCAACGCCACGCAGGTCACCGCTGTGTACGATCCCACGAACCCTACGCCGTGCTTCCGCACCTCCACCCAAGGCTATCCCACCAACTTGGCGAACCCGGCGAATGTGACTGCGGCTTCGAACCTCAATACTCAGGCTCGCTATCTGCCGAAGAATCTGCCCACCGGTTACGTGCAGAGCTACCATCTCACGGTGCAACGTCAGCTTGGTCCTTCCACTTCGCTTGAGGTCGCATACGTTGGTGAGCATGGTGTGAAGCTGCAGGTTCTGGCTGATTACAACCAGGCTCCGAGCAATCCCGTTACTGCAACCTGCAATGCCTCAGGTCTTCCGGGCTCCACGGGTGGCTGCCTTACGGTCGCCCAACGCCGGCCCGTGCAGAGCTTCACGACGATTGAAGAGACCCTGCCTCAGGGCTTCCTTTCGTACAACGCCCTGCAGACCAAGTTCGAGCATCGCACCGGTCACGGCCTGTACGTCCTGAATAGCTTCACTTGGTCGCGTGCGCTCGATAATGCGAGCGGTCACCTCGACACTAACTCCGGCGATAACTCCCGCATCAACCTGGCCAACTCGCTCGGTGAGCGCGGTGTCTCCGGCTACAACCAGCCACTCAGTGAGACCCTCTCCATCGTCTACGACCTGCCTTATGGCAAGGGACGCAGCTTTGGTGCCAATGCGCCGTTCGCTATGCAGGAACTCCTCGGCGGCTGGCAATTGACCCTCATCAACGACATCAACAGCGGTCTGCCCATCAACGTCATCTACTCTCCGAACAGCGCCCAGCAGGTGTCTACCATTCTGAATGTCCGGCCTAACCAGAACGGACCGGCGCTGCTGCCGAAGTCGCAACGCACGAAGACGGCCGGGAACCAGGGCTTGAACGTCTTCAACCTTGCCTCCTTCTCATTGCCCACCGTCAACCAGACCTATGGCAACGAGGGCCGAAACTCGGTTCGTCTGGACCCCTTCTATCAGACGGATCTTGGCCTTCACAAACAGTTCGCTGTGTATCGTGATCGTGTGAACTTTGACTTCCGGGCAGAGGCCTTCAACGTCTTCAACAAGGTCAACTACGCAACACCCTCAAGCACGACCTACAGCCCCGGCTCCACCTCCTTCGGCGTTCTTACCTCCGCCGGCACCTTCCCCGCGCGTATCCTTCAGTTCGCAGGCAAGGTGATCTTCTAAGCTGCTCCAGTTAGCCAGATGCGAAAGGGCGTCACTCCGTTGAGGGTGACGCCTGAGTACCTTTTCTTTCTCAGCCGTTAGCACCAAGGGAGAACATCATGCTCAACCGCCGCCAGTTCGCCACGCTCGGAACCGCCACCGCAGCCTCGCTCCTCACGCAGCGCCTGTGGGCGCAGCAGGCTCGCAAAGACCCCAACAAGTTTTACTTCGCTCTTGTCGCGGACAGCCATATCATCGACGACTTCTATGTGAAGGGTTCTGAGAACGGAGTGGAAGACAACGAGAGCATCCTCCTCACCACTCCGCGCCTTGTCTCCGCTCGCGATCTCATCAACTCGCTCAATCCCGCCATCGAGCAGGTCTTCCTCATCGGCGACTACTTCCATAACTACCCTTCCACCGACTACGACTTCTACTTCAAGAACACCACCCGCCTGGACCACGCCAAGACCATCACTGACGGCTTCAAGATGCCCGTCCACCTTGGCTTCGGCAACCATGACTATGATGTACACCGCGTCCCACGGGAGATGAGCAATCGCCTCTTCAAGGCCAAGTTCAACGCCGAGCCCTATTCAGTTCTGGACTATAAAGGTTACAAATTCATCCACCTGAATAACTTCCTGGGAAGCACGCAGGACAACACCGCCGCTGACTTCGATCCGCGCCGCGGCTCGCTTGGTGAGACCCAGCTTCACTGGTTTGAGGCTCAGCTTCAGCAGCATAAGCCGACCTTCGTCTTCATTCACTATCCGCTGGACCTCGATCAGCCGACCGAGTTTGCGGACTATGGACTCTATCCCCTATTGCAGAAGTACAAGGATACGATTCAGCTTGTTGTCTCCGGCCACAAACATAAGTGGATTGACAGTGCCCATACCTATGGCCCGCAGCACTACACCATGGCTGCCACCCGTTATGACCCCAACGCATACATGCTCATGGAAGTGGACACCAAGGCCAACACCTGGCGCTTCATGAACGAGTCACTCGTAGAGTGGTCCACACACTATGCAAAGCCTTATCGCGCCTGACTTTCAGCATTCAAAGGACACCTCCATGCGTCTGCCTCTGATCCTCCTCCTTGCAACCACCGCCGCCGCTCAGGCACCGCTGAAGCTCAATCAGATCCAGGTGATCGGCACGCATAACAGCTACCACGCCGGTATCGCCCCCAACGAGAGCAAGATCTGGCAGGCCAAGTACGCTGATGCGTACAAGGGTCTCGACTATCAGCACAAGCCACTGCCTGACCAGTTCGACGCGGGCGTACGCCAGATCGAACTCGACGTGTATGCGGATACCAAGGGCGGCCTTTATGCGCACCCGTCCGGCCCAACGATGACTGCCGCCGCTCACCTTCCGGCAGATCCGGAGTTCGACCCTAATGGCATCATGGCCAAGCCTGGCTTCAAGGTGATGCATGTCCAGGACGTCGACTACCGCAGCACCTGCCAGCCCTTTACCGCATGCCTGGAGCAGGTGCGTCAGTGGTCTCATGCTCACCCCAGGCACGTCCCCATCTTCATTCTGGTTGAAACCAAGCAGGGCAAGCCGCGCGGGGAACTGAAGCTCACTGAGCCCGAGACCTTTACCTCTGCGACCTTTGACGCGCTGGATGCTGAGATTCGTTCCGTGTTTCCGGCTTCGGAGCTCATCACTCCGGATGATGTCCGCGGGAAACACAAGACGCTCAACGAGGCCGTCCTTGCTGGTGGCTGGCCTGCGCTCGCCAGCGCACGGGGCAAGGTCGTCTTCCTGATGGATCAGCATCCGGTCACGCCCGTTTACCTGGAAGGTCATCCATCGCTGCGTGGACGTGTGATCTTCACCAACTCAGATCCCGGTCAGCCTGACGCTGCCTTCCTCGAACGCAATGAAGGTCCGGCTTCGGAGATCGAGGCGTTGGTGAAGCAGGGCTACCTCATCCGCGCGCGCACCGACGCCGACACGAAACAAGCCCGCACCAATGACACCGCACTGCGCGATGCCATGATGTCCAGCGGAGCGCAGCTTCTCAGCACTGACTATCCTGCCAATGAGCCCGCTCGCTGGCCTGGGAACTTCAGCGTCGCTCTGCCGAACCACGCTGTGGCTCGCTGCAACCCGATCAACGCTC is a window of Granulicella tundricola MP5ACTX9 DNA encoding:
- a CDS encoding phosphatidylinositol-specific phospholipase C1-like protein, with product MRLPLILLLATTAAAQAPLKLNQIQVIGTHNSYHAGIAPNESKIWQAKYADAYKGLDYQHKPLPDQFDAGVRQIELDVYADTKGGLYAHPSGPTMTAAAHLPADPEFDPNGIMAKPGFKVMHVQDVDYRSTCQPFTACLEQVRQWSHAHPRHVPIFILVETKQGKPRGELKLTEPETFTSATFDALDAEIRSVFPASELITPDDVRGKHKTLNEAVLAGGWPALASARGKVVFLMDQHPVTPVYLEGHPSLRGRVIFTNSDPGQPDAAFLERNEGPASEIEALVKQGYLIRARTDADTKQARTNDTALRDAMMSSGAQLLSTDYPANEPARWPGNFSVALPNHAVARCNPINAPKDCESSLEADPKN